A region of Synergistaceae bacterium DNA encodes the following proteins:
- a CDS encoding electron transfer flavoprotein subunit beta/FixA family protein, with amino-acid sequence MRIAVLVKQVPDTDEVKMDPERGTMIRDGVGSIVNPLDLNAIEAARQIRREGDEVTLFSMGPPGAEEALREGFSLGADGAMLATDKAFAGADSWATAKVLAAMLKKAGLPGLIIAGEKATDGETGQVGPEVAAILDLPLATRVTSLQRTQNGDAEEVEVQCTLEEGILTQRLPLPCLVTVLSDLNVPSLPTLSGKKRAWLQKTEIVTAESLGFEPEDTGLAASPTRVVKIERPKMTRTVEKFFAKHEEELEAGLNRVVEILRDEAIL; translated from the coding sequence GTGCGTATAGCCGTGCTTGTCAAACAGGTCCCCGACACGGACGAGGTCAAAATGGACCCGGAGCGGGGGACAATGATCCGGGATGGCGTGGGAAGCATCGTCAATCCCCTTGATCTGAACGCCATCGAGGCCGCCCGGCAGATTCGCCGGGAAGGCGACGAGGTGACGCTTTTTTCCATGGGGCCGCCCGGCGCGGAAGAGGCCCTTCGAGAGGGGTTTTCTCTGGGAGCCGACGGGGCGATGCTGGCCACGGACAAAGCCTTCGCCGGAGCCGACAGTTGGGCGACGGCAAAAGTTCTCGCCGCGATGCTGAAAAAAGCGGGCCTCCCCGGCCTCATCATCGCCGGAGAAAAAGCCACGGACGGAGAGACGGGACAGGTGGGCCCGGAGGTCGCCGCGATTCTCGACCTGCCTCTGGCGACCCGGGTCACCAGCCTCCAGCGAACGCAAAACGGCGACGCCGAAGAGGTGGAAGTCCAATGCACCCTGGAGGAGGGGATTCTGACCCAGCGACTCCCCCTGCCCTGCCTGGTCACGGTCCTGAGCGACCTGAACGTGCCTTCGCTCCCGACGCTGTCCGGAAAAAAACGCGCCTGGCTCCAAAAAACGGAGATCGTCACGGCGGAGAGCCTTGGCTTTGAACCGGAAGACACCGGACTGGCGGCCTCCCCTACGAGAGTCGTCAAAATCGAACGGCCAAAGATGACGAGGACCGTTGAAAAATTTTTCGCAAAACACGAGGAAGAACTCGAGGCCGGGTTGAACAGGGTTGTCGAAATTCTCAGAGACGAGGCGATTCTATGA
- a CDS encoding TRAP transporter small permease, giving the protein MLKKIWDHLEEIFLLPSLVFSVGLIFVQIIMRYVFTSSLSWSEELARYLFIWQIWLGVSYAARNRSHLRILLLTQKLSPKARSGVELVVTAVWMGFALFVAARGFGLAAQVARFGQKSSALQIPMQYVHLAVPVGCTLMALRLAENTLKDFFSKQRMRGLPE; this is encoded by the coding sequence ATGCTGAAAAAAATATGGGATCACCTTGAGGAGATCTTTTTGCTGCCCTCGCTGGTTTTCAGCGTGGGCCTGATTTTCGTGCAAATTATCATGCGTTACGTGTTCACCAGCTCCCTGTCCTGGTCGGAGGAACTGGCGCGGTACCTTTTCATCTGGCAAATCTGGCTCGGCGTCAGCTACGCCGCCCGCAACAGATCCCATCTGCGGATTTTGCTGCTGACGCAGAAACTGAGCCCCAAAGCCCGAAGCGGCGTCGAACTCGTCGTAACGGCGGTCTGGATGGGCTTCGCTCTTTTCGTGGCCGCCCGGGGGTTTGGCCTGGCGGCGCAAGTCGCGCGGTTCGGTCAGAAATCCTCGGCGCTTCAGATCCCCATGCAGTACGTTCACCTGGCCGTGCCCGTGGGGTGCACCCTGATGGCCCTGCGCCTCGCCGAAAACACCCTGAAGGATTTCTTCTCGAAACAAAGAATGAGAGGGCTTCCGGAATGA
- a CDS encoding TRAP transporter large permease, producing the protein MNILLLFAMLVICVSLSVPIGVSLGLSTVITIAFTSNIPTIMVNQNAFAGLDSFPLMAIPFFMLAGNLMAAGGIARRIVNMCDVLVGKITGGVGMATVAACMFFAAISGSGPATVSAMGTIMLPEMEKRGYSRDFATGLTATAGTIGVIIPPSIPFVIYGVVASASIGELFIAGVVPGVLIGLSLMAVCYVISRKRGYRGTAREDLKFWPVLKDSIWALITPVIILGGIYGGIFTPTEAAVVGIVYSLIVGVFIYKELDWKTFVASLRSTADLNGLTGFAIGFSMAFASYLAIEQIPVKVAALLTGVITNRVLLMGFILLFLLFVGLFVDNISSCLILTPVFLPIVKSMGMNPVQFGIVMTTALAIGFVTPPYGANLFVATAISGVSIERIARAAVPFLAAMFLCLLLITFCPVLTLGLVALMR; encoded by the coding sequence ATGAATATTCTGCTTCTGTTCGCGATGCTGGTGATCTGCGTGTCGCTGTCCGTGCCCATTGGCGTATCCCTCGGCCTTTCCACGGTGATCACCATCGCCTTCACCAGCAATATCCCGACGATCATGGTCAACCAGAACGCCTTCGCCGGGCTGGATTCCTTCCCGCTGATGGCAATCCCCTTCTTCATGCTGGCCGGAAACCTGATGGCCGCGGGAGGCATCGCCAGACGCATCGTCAACATGTGCGACGTGCTGGTGGGGAAAATAACGGGCGGCGTGGGCATGGCCACGGTGGCGGCCTGCATGTTCTTCGCGGCCATTTCGGGGTCCGGACCGGCCACTGTTTCCGCCATGGGAACCATCATGCTGCCCGAAATGGAAAAGCGGGGATACTCCAGAGATTTCGCCACCGGTCTGACGGCCACGGCGGGGACCATCGGGGTCATCATCCCTCCCAGCATTCCCTTCGTCATCTACGGCGTCGTGGCCTCGGCCTCCATCGGAGAGCTCTTCATCGCGGGGGTCGTTCCGGGCGTTCTCATCGGCCTGTCGCTCATGGCCGTCTGCTACGTGATTTCCCGCAAACGGGGCTACAGGGGAACCGCGAGGGAAGACCTGAAATTCTGGCCCGTCCTGAAGGACTCCATCTGGGCTCTGATCACCCCTGTCATCATTCTCGGCGGGATTTACGGCGGAATCTTCACCCCCACCGAAGCCGCGGTAGTGGGAATTGTGTACTCGCTGATCGTGGGCGTGTTCATCTACAAAGAGCTGGACTGGAAAACCTTCGTCGCCTCCCTCCGGTCCACCGCCGACCTGAATGGCCTGACGGGGTTCGCCATCGGATTTTCCATGGCCTTCGCCTCCTATCTGGCCATTGAACAGATCCCCGTAAAAGTGGCTGCTCTGCTGACAGGCGTTATCACCAACCGCGTTCTGCTGATGGGTTTCATTTTACTTTTTTTGCTTTTTGTCGGCCTGTTCGTGGATAATATTTCGTCGTGTCTGATTCTGACTCCGGTGTTCCTGCCCATCGTGAAATCCATGGGGATGAATCCGGTTCAGTTCGGAATCGTCATGACCACGGCGCTGGCCATCGGTTTCGTCACGCCTCCCTACGGCGCCAACCTGTTCGTCGCCACCGCCATCTCCGGCGTCAGCATCGAACGGATCGCGAGAGCGGCCGTGCCATTTCTGGCGGCAATGTTCCTGTGTCTGCTCCTGATCACCTTTTGTCCGGTGCTGACTCTGGGCCTCGTCGCCCTGATGAGGTGA
- a CDS encoding VWA domain-containing protein: MSMLFVVIAVVTLVFLLVAVTPKVAAAAFLDLSRYDNSPSGGASSMEIVSKKGLQGFVPLKESRLTGDVEGPLLNLSLSQTYSFTKAQSARPVEVLYRFPLPGDAAVKGAVVRFGDVEIETSLKDREKAQDEYHKARNEGRQAALVNEESGNVFTVAITGVMPDVEVGVLVNFVAVARPMEGGWELRFPLTIAPRYVRTDEAGTSQANANPLAVALDPGHHFSMDLKFKNAEAIASSTHELSVKTKAGVARVVLAKEKVTPDRDLLISWKPDLGGKSPFGGVMYTEKDGDDTYFLLLAAAEQGEEKAPRPLKREVSLLIDHSGSMEGSKWKASDWAAKKFLSDLEKDDHFAVAFFHNEFFPFSEKMLPATSNNVKKGIKFVTENTSSGGTELGAAMERMLMMPKVLPESKTARQFLVITDAQVTDEARILELARRESSERDRRRISVLCIDAAPNSVLTNRLAERGGGTAVYLTSNSTAGDVTSAVEEVLSRWSRPVAESVTLELEAENLHVPGRETRVIAENEPRRLKAELGSLMGGNPLWVIGKISGFSSKEPVRARFDSFEAEIRIEPARKGAKSEHDAIRTLYGARRIQELEFLKSSGMDLEELRIELLALGCSPEESGAKSGTKSENEKRPAKKTRGRVYEENEGIILKKFIDDLLLEESLKYGVVSSRTALVASRKEKGERVEETVLTPNALPVGWHEGFVSASFSRLSARRTGRGAASASRFSASASAGSFCASSCMSMPAMSCLSFDEEPEDDTNTEGQCIWDGKITVPGSGEIILKEFNESKTFSDLYLSTDSMKLLEKENLKGFIIRIYVDGEVTSSVAVKLLDLVKLGGERPLNLVCKRGVRFVLVNEGANSVALKKLTLFVR, from the coding sequence ATGTCGATGTTGTTTGTTGTCATTGCCGTGGTGACACTGGTTTTTCTGCTTGTGGCCGTGACGCCGAAGGTTGCCGCCGCCGCGTTTCTCGATCTGTCCAGATACGACAATTCGCCGTCGGGCGGAGCGTCCTCCATGGAGATCGTATCCAAAAAGGGCCTTCAGGGTTTTGTCCCCCTGAAGGAAAGCCGCCTTACCGGAGACGTCGAGGGGCCGCTTCTGAATCTTTCGCTTTCTCAGACGTATTCCTTCACGAAGGCTCAGAGCGCCCGTCCGGTGGAAGTTCTGTATCGTTTCCCCCTGCCGGGAGATGCGGCGGTAAAGGGCGCCGTCGTGCGATTTGGCGACGTGGAAATCGAAACTTCGCTGAAGGACCGCGAGAAAGCGCAGGATGAATACCATAAGGCTCGAAATGAAGGACGGCAGGCGGCGCTGGTAAACGAGGAATCCGGAAATGTTTTCACCGTTGCCATAACAGGTGTCATGCCGGATGTGGAGGTCGGCGTTCTCGTGAATTTCGTGGCCGTGGCCCGCCCGATGGAGGGGGGCTGGGAGCTGAGGTTCCCCCTGACGATTGCGCCGCGTTACGTCCGGACGGATGAGGCCGGAACTTCGCAGGCCAACGCCAATCCCCTGGCGGTTGCTCTCGACCCCGGGCATCATTTTTCGATGGATCTGAAGTTTAAAAACGCGGAGGCAATCGCGTCCTCCACTCACGAGCTTTCCGTCAAAACCAAAGCCGGAGTCGCCCGCGTGGTTCTCGCGAAAGAGAAAGTGACGCCGGACAGGGATCTTCTGATTTCCTGGAAACCCGACCTGGGAGGAAAATCTCCTTTTGGAGGGGTCATGTACACGGAAAAGGACGGAGATGACACGTATTTTCTGCTGCTCGCAGCGGCAGAGCAGGGAGAGGAGAAAGCGCCCCGTCCCCTGAAGCGGGAAGTCTCTCTCCTGATTGATCATTCCGGCTCCATGGAAGGAAGCAAATGGAAGGCCTCGGACTGGGCGGCGAAAAAATTTCTGTCGGATTTGGAAAAGGACGATCATTTCGCCGTGGCGTTCTTTCACAACGAATTTTTCCCCTTTTCGGAAAAAATGCTGCCGGCAACCTCGAACAATGTAAAAAAAGGAATTAAATTTGTCACGGAGAACACGTCTTCCGGAGGAACGGAGCTGGGCGCGGCGATGGAGCGGATGCTCATGATGCCCAAAGTTTTGCCGGAGTCGAAAACAGCGCGGCAGTTTTTGGTGATTACTGACGCGCAGGTGACGGACGAGGCGCGCATCCTCGAACTGGCCCGAAGGGAATCTTCTGAACGCGATCGACGGCGCATCAGCGTTCTCTGCATCGACGCCGCCCCCAACTCCGTGCTGACGAACCGGCTCGCGGAACGGGGAGGCGGAACAGCCGTGTACCTGACCAGCAACTCGACCGCGGGGGATGTGACCTCCGCCGTGGAGGAAGTTCTTTCCCGCTGGTCGCGTCCCGTGGCCGAGAGCGTGACGCTGGAACTGGAGGCGGAGAATTTGCACGTCCCGGGGCGGGAAACCCGCGTAATCGCGGAGAACGAACCTCGCCGGCTCAAAGCCGAACTCGGAAGTCTCATGGGGGGCAACCCTCTCTGGGTGATCGGCAAAATATCCGGTTTCAGCTCCAAAGAACCGGTTCGGGCGCGCTTCGACTCCTTCGAGGCAGAGATCAGGATCGAGCCGGCTCGCAAGGGGGCAAAATCGGAACATGACGCGATTCGGACCCTGTACGGGGCAAGGCGTATACAGGAACTGGAGTTCCTCAAATCCTCCGGAATGGATTTGGAGGAACTGCGGATTGAGCTTTTGGCGCTCGGCTGTTCGCCGGAGGAATCAGGGGCGAAATCAGGAACAAAATCAGAGAATGAAAAACGCCCCGCAAAGAAAACCAGAGGCAGGGTCTATGAAGAAAACGAAGGGATTATTCTGAAAAAATTCATCGACGACCTGTTGTTGGAAGAATCCCTTAAATACGGTGTCGTCTCCAGTCGAACGGCTCTTGTGGCGTCCCGTAAGGAAAAGGGCGAACGGGTGGAGGAGACGGTTCTGACGCCGAACGCGCTTCCGGTTGGGTGGCATGAAGGTTTTGTCTCCGCGTCGTTTTCCCGGTTGTCCGCCAGGAGGACGGGCAGAGGTGCGGCCAGTGCCAGCAGATTTTCGGCCAGCGCCAGCGCCGGCAGCTTTTGCGCGTCGTCCTGCATGAGTATGCCCGCCATGAGCTGTCTCAGTTTTGACGAGGAGCCGGAGGATGATACGAATACGGAGGGTCAGTGCATTTGGGACGGGAAAATCACCGTGCCGGGTTCCGGCGAAATTATATTGAAGGAATTTAATGAGTCAAAGACCTTTTCTGATCTTTATTTGTCCACAGACTCCATGAAATTACTGGAGAAAGAAAATCTAAAAGGGTTTATTATCCGGATTTACGTCGATGGCGAAGTGACTTCGTCCGTTGCGGTGAAGCTCCTCGATCTTGTAAAATTGGGTGGAGAGCGGCCTTTGAATCTCGTCTGCAAACGGGGCGTCCGGTTTGTCCTTGTGAACGAAGGGGCAAATTCGGTCGCGCTGAAAAAACTGACGCTTTTTGTCCGATAA
- a CDS encoding FAD-binding oxidoreductase: protein MAHSVYSPVTEEVVRDLVSLLGASGVTTDGEKCLAYSTDQTIPRFEREYRADAVCFPENTAQVSAVLKYANERRIPVTPRGAGTGLSGGAVPALGGIVLSLERMNAILEIDRENRTLTTEPGVVTSEVTKAARNSGLFYAGDPCSGDISFIGGNVAENAGGNKVIKYGATGAHVLGLEAVLPDGSIVTFGGKRRKDVTSYDFVHLLIGSEGTLAVVTKIILNLIPLPTCVTDLLVPMKSVEAAVKLTSLITTEGGVIPSSVEYMDRESILNVERYTSFRIPESDAAAQLIIQMEGMDRKQLWTDVEKTGDICMANGAREVFVAEDRNARERVWRIRKYVAEEEWTASMPILSKEDIVVPTSAVAEFLARLPRVAENHRATFNAFGHIADGNIHITIFPKEAAPEEELHRRADPLRRELYGQVRDLGGTLSGEHGIGLKRKDYAGIFLDEAQLRLMKRVKNAFDPNNILNPSKLVP, encoded by the coding sequence ATGGCCCATTCAGTTTATTCGCCGGTCACGGAAGAAGTTGTGCGGGACCTCGTTTCCCTTCTTGGAGCGTCGGGCGTCACCACAGACGGAGAAAAATGTCTGGCGTACTCCACGGACCAGACGATCCCCCGTTTCGAGAGAGAATACAGGGCCGACGCGGTCTGTTTCCCGGAGAACACCGCGCAGGTTTCGGCGGTTCTGAAATACGCAAACGAACGCCGGATTCCCGTGACGCCCCGAGGCGCCGGCACGGGCCTTTCCGGGGGAGCCGTTCCGGCCCTGGGAGGAATCGTTCTGTCGCTGGAGCGGATGAACGCCATACTGGAAATCGACAGAGAAAACCGGACTCTGACCACGGAGCCGGGAGTGGTGACGTCAGAGGTGACGAAAGCCGCGCGGAACAGCGGGCTCTTTTACGCGGGAGACCCCTGCAGCGGCGACATTTCATTCATCGGCGGCAACGTGGCGGAGAACGCCGGAGGCAACAAGGTCATCAAATACGGGGCTACCGGCGCGCACGTTCTGGGGCTGGAGGCCGTTCTGCCGGACGGCAGCATCGTGACATTCGGCGGCAAAAGGCGCAAGGACGTCACCAGCTACGATTTCGTTCACCTGCTGATCGGATCCGAGGGAACGCTCGCCGTGGTGACGAAGATCATCCTCAACCTCATTCCGCTTCCGACCTGCGTCACCGATCTGCTCGTTCCCATGAAAAGCGTCGAGGCCGCCGTGAAACTGACCTCTCTGATCACCACGGAGGGCGGGGTCATCCCCTCGTCGGTGGAGTACATGGATCGGGAGTCCATCCTGAACGTGGAGAGATACACAAGTTTCCGGATCCCCGAAAGCGACGCCGCCGCCCAGCTCATCATCCAGATGGAGGGCATGGACCGAAAGCAGCTCTGGACAGACGTGGAAAAGACGGGAGACATCTGCATGGCCAACGGCGCCAGGGAGGTCTTTGTCGCGGAGGACAGAAACGCCAGGGAACGGGTGTGGCGAATAAGGAAATACGTGGCGGAAGAGGAATGGACCGCCTCCATGCCCATTCTTTCCAAAGAGGACATCGTTGTGCCCACCAGCGCCGTCGCCGAATTTCTGGCGCGCCTGCCCCGAGTTGCGGAAAACCATCGGGCGACCTTTAACGCCTTCGGACACATCGCGGACGGCAACATCCACATCACGATATTCCCGAAGGAGGCCGCCCCGGAGGAGGAGCTCCATCGCCGCGCCGACCCTCTGAGGCGGGAGCTTTACGGGCAGGTCAGAGATTTGGGAGGGACCCTTTCCGGCGAGCACGGGATCGGCCTGAAGCGGAAGGACTACGCGGGCATTTTTTTGGACGAAGCCCAGCTTCGCCTCATGAAACGCGTCAAAAACGCCTTCGACCCCAACAATATCCTGAATCCATCGAAGCTGGTCCCCTGA
- a CDS encoding electron transfer flavoprotein subunit alpha/FixB family protein — MKNPSETFDAEGSVWVLGEMKPDGEPSSTLFELTAGARGLADALSSVRGRPCGVSVVLLTDSLRDRFNPEKVGSYGADQVLSVKAEALPFDRAVCGKILAHLAQTHRPQIVIAAATAFGRSVMPYAAALLRTGLTADCTGLSIDPESGLLLQSRPAIGGNVMATIRTPNHLPQMATVRPKTFKIPAVVTEKGAEIVTPDVSSIMRGTLRTVKFESFAQSDGTLQDRDVVVAGGRGLRRAEGFDLLTKLAALLDGRVGASRPAVEMKWIGYPHQVGLSGQVVAPRVYIAAGISGSVQHLAGMQTAGKIISINRDPEAQIFNVSDVAICGDLYEILPKLTEKIETAKGGRT; from the coding sequence ATGAAAAATCCGTCAGAAACCTTCGACGCCGAAGGCTCTGTCTGGGTCCTTGGCGAGATGAAACCGGACGGGGAACCGTCCTCCACTCTGTTTGAACTCACCGCCGGAGCGCGGGGGCTGGCGGACGCGCTTTCCTCCGTCAGAGGCCGGCCCTGCGGCGTTTCCGTGGTTCTGCTGACCGACTCCCTGAGAGATCGATTCAATCCCGAAAAAGTCGGCTCTTACGGCGCGGATCAGGTCCTGTCCGTCAAAGCCGAAGCGCTGCCCTTCGACCGCGCCGTCTGCGGGAAAATCCTCGCCCATCTGGCCCAAACCCATCGGCCTCAAATTGTGATCGCGGCCGCCACAGCCTTCGGCCGTTCCGTGATGCCCTACGCGGCGGCACTGCTGCGGACGGGGCTCACCGCGGACTGCACCGGACTTTCCATCGACCCGGAGAGCGGTCTGCTGCTGCAGTCGCGCCCGGCCATAGGAGGCAACGTCATGGCCACCATCCGAACGCCGAACCATCTCCCCCAAATGGCCACCGTCCGACCGAAAACCTTCAAAATTCCCGCGGTCGTAACGGAGAAAGGGGCGGAAATCGTAACGCCGGATGTTTCATCCATAATGCGCGGAACTCTTCGCACGGTGAAGTTCGAAAGTTTCGCTCAGAGCGACGGAACCCTGCAGGACAGGGACGTTGTCGTGGCCGGAGGCAGAGGGCTGCGCAGAGCGGAGGGTTTCGACCTGCTGACGAAGCTGGCCGCTCTTCTGGACGGCAGAGTGGGGGCATCCCGTCCGGCCGTCGAAATGAAATGGATCGGCTATCCGCACCAGGTGGGGCTCTCCGGGCAGGTTGTGGCCCCAAGGGTCTACATCGCCGCGGGCATCTCCGGGTCGGTCCAGCATCTGGCGGGGATGCAGACCGCGGGAAAAATCATTTCCATCAATCGGGATCCGGAGGCGCAGATTTTCAACGTCTCGGACGTGGCAATCTGCGGCGACCTTTACGAAATTCTGCCGAAGCTGACGGAAAAAATCGAAACGGCGAAAGGAGGCCGGACGTAA
- a CDS encoding ADP-ribosylglycohydrolase family protein, producing MEDSFFRTSGEAQLDRAKGCLFGQFIGDSLGGLVEFKTSEYIQKHYPDGVRDLADGGTFSNLAGQATDDSEMALALARTLDKDGEYIQENVRKAYVSWFAGAFDYGFATLNALGNGRPLSDTEANGAMMRVSPLGIWCAERYDTRKKEGFAEIARLARTDAAITHPTKVCADANTLYVAAIADAVRYGDTREEIFERICVWCQEIDAAESVKNAVENARKEPPLSEFSLHKGWVLVAFQNALYQLLHAENFEEALVDTISYGHDTDTNAAICGALMGAVTGFKAIPTRWSDVISVCRPGKGNPRTSHPKPAFYWPCDAAELAEKLLKMRMTV from the coding sequence ATGGAGGATTCTTTTTTCAGGACGTCGGGCGAGGCTCAACTGGATCGCGCGAAGGGCTGTCTTTTTGGACAGTTTATCGGGGACAGCCTCGGTGGTTTGGTGGAGTTCAAGACGTCGGAATATATCCAGAAGCATTATCCCGACGGAGTCAGAGACCTGGCCGACGGAGGGACGTTTTCCAATCTCGCCGGACAGGCGACCGACGATTCTGAAATGGCTCTGGCTCTGGCGCGCACGCTGGACAAGGACGGCGAGTACATTCAGGAAAACGTACGTAAGGCTTATGTCTCCTGGTTCGCCGGAGCTTTCGATTATGGCTTCGCTACGCTCAACGCGCTGGGAAATGGACGGCCTCTTTCCGATACGGAGGCCAACGGCGCGATGATGCGCGTGAGCCCCCTTGGAATATGGTGCGCCGAACGTTACGATACGCGTAAAAAAGAGGGTTTCGCTGAAATCGCGCGACTGGCGAGGACGGATGCCGCAATCACTCATCCGACTAAAGTCTGCGCCGACGCCAATACGTTATACGTGGCCGCAATTGCCGACGCGGTGCGTTACGGGGATACGCGGGAAGAAATTTTCGAAAGAATTTGCGTCTGGTGTCAGGAAATCGACGCCGCGGAATCGGTGAAAAATGCGGTGGAAAACGCCCGGAAGGAACCTCCGCTCTCCGAGTTTTCACTGCACAAGGGATGGGTTCTGGTGGCGTTTCAGAACGCGCTGTATCAGCTGCTTCACGCCGAGAACTTCGAGGAGGCGCTTGTGGACACCATCAGCTACGGACACGATACGGACACGAATGCGGCGATCTGCGGAGCTCTCATGGGGGCCGTAACGGGCTTTAAAGCGATCCCGACGCGGTGGAGCGACGTGATCTCCGTCTGCCGTCCCGGGAAAGGCAATCCCCGAACCAGCCATCCGAAACCGGCATTCTACTGGCCCTGCGACGCGGCCGAACTGGCGGAAAAATTGTTGAAGATGCGCATGACTGTATAA
- a CDS encoding TRAP transporter substrate-binding protein — protein sequence MSKKYRMVFFVMALCVFTICSGVSGSAQAADFTLKIGATVQEDSASGLSLTQYFKPYVEEKSGGRIKVEVYCNSVLGGDRQMFESLQVNTLEANFGPLSVLANFDPNFSVVDAPFLFKNKKTAYAALDGEFGAMLAENLPKIGMRLLGYGENAFRNISNNVRAINTMADMKGLKIRVMEAPVYINTMKALGANGTPMAFNELYTALQQGTVDGQDNGVVLTYTAKVYEVLKYYTFTEHCYAANAYVFSDAFLKSLPEDLLQVVKDGSIYALTNQRRLNTEMEDEFIKLIENSGVKVNRLSDEERAAWQKATASVLDDLAGVVEPKVLEAAKKINEVYGK from the coding sequence GTAATGGCCCTGTGTGTTTTTACGATTTGCTCGGGAGTCTCCGGCAGCGCTCAGGCGGCGGACTTCACTCTGAAAATCGGCGCCACGGTGCAGGAGGACTCCGCCAGCGGGCTGTCTCTGACGCAATACTTCAAGCCCTACGTGGAGGAAAAATCCGGGGGCAGAATCAAGGTTGAGGTCTACTGCAATTCCGTGCTGGGCGGAGACCGGCAGATGTTCGAATCCCTGCAGGTGAACACCCTCGAAGCCAACTTCGGCCCTCTCTCCGTGCTGGCCAACTTTGACCCGAACTTCAGCGTCGTCGACGCCCCGTTCCTTTTCAAGAACAAGAAAACGGCCTATGCCGCCCTGGACGGAGAATTTGGCGCCATGCTCGCCGAAAATCTGCCCAAAATCGGCATGAGGCTTTTGGGGTACGGCGAAAACGCTTTCCGCAACATCTCGAATAACGTCCGCGCCATCAACACCATGGCGGATATGAAGGGGCTTAAAATCCGGGTGATGGAGGCTCCGGTCTACATCAACACGATGAAAGCCCTGGGGGCCAACGGAACTCCCATGGCGTTCAACGAGCTGTACACCGCGCTGCAGCAGGGGACGGTAGACGGCCAGGACAACGGCGTCGTGCTGACCTACACCGCCAAGGTCTACGAAGTTCTGAAATATTACACATTCACCGAACATTGCTACGCCGCCAACGCCTACGTGTTTTCCGACGCGTTTCTGAAGAGTCTGCCCGAAGACCTGCTGCAGGTCGTCAAAGACGGCTCCATTTACGCCCTCACCAACCAGCGGCGGCTGAACACGGAAATGGAGGACGAGTTCATAAAACTCATCGAAAACTCCGGCGTGAAGGTGAACCGCCTGTCGGACGAGGAGCGCGCCGCCTGGCAGAAGGCCACCGCCTCGGTTCTGGACGACCTGGCCGGCGTCGTGGAGCCGAAGGTTCTGGAGGCCGCTAAAAAAATCAACGAGGTGTATGGAAAGTAA